The following are encoded together in the Anopheles nili chromosome 3, idAnoNiliSN_F5_01, whole genome shotgun sequence genome:
- the LOC128723639 gene encoding snake venom 5'-nucleotidase — protein MDQFTLIHYNDVYNIDANSKTEPIGGAARFCTAVRSFDHLAPLVLFSGDAFSPSMLSTFTKGEQMIPVLNAVGTHCAVFGNHDFDHGLDILNAWVEKTNFPWLMSNVVDNETGRPLGGGKITLILHHKNFKVGLIGLVEKEWLDTLPTIDPNEVTYVDFIKAGNQLADQLHNQGCDIIIALTHMRTPNDIELAKHCGRIDLILGGHDHVYEVLNIDDTYVIKSGTDFRQFSKIGINLERNASGKIKVHVEKIDVNSSVYSPDVELAQELQRFSETIESKMDEVLGTFTVELEGRFSAIRTAETNLGNWICDIALAATGADCVIINSGTFRSDQLHPAGPFTMRDLINIIPMQDPLLVCEVTGHILHQALENSVSTYPKLEGRFPQIAGMSFVFDPTKPPGQRVEPKLIRLGDEWLKLEQTYTLCVKSYIFGGCDGYNMFKGCRVLVDDDAAPELGLAIQNHFKAIDVRMGKCHHTKHRQSLVTLSRRHSMVQMLENLELDGPSPIRRKSCAMLPKMEHHLCNNRGKLLRRASLDDLEHNSCQLAPAIQHRIIAVQNNDHMQEMILRRETIEKNCVIKETDELTPP, from the exons ATGGATCAGTTTACACTTATTCACTACAATGATGTATACAACATCGATGCCAACAGCAAAACGGAACCGATCGGTGGAGCCGCACGGTTTTGTACCGCAGTGCGATCATTCGATCACTTAGCTCCATTAGTGCTTTTCAGTGGCGATGCATTTTCACCGAGCATGTTGAGCACCTTTACGAAGGGCGAACAGATGATTCCGGTGTTGAATGCCGTAGGAACGCACTGTGCCGTTTTTGGGAATCATGATTTTG ATCATGGGCTTGATATTCTCAACGCATGggttgaaaaaacaaactttccaTGGTTGATGTCGAACGTGGTGGATAACGAAACGGGTCGACCActagggggtggaaaaatcacactCATTTTGCACCATAAAAACTTCAAAGTAGGCCTGATTGGACTGGTGGAAAAGGAATGGCTCGACACGCTTCCGACGATCGACCCCAATGAGGTGACGTatgttgatttcataaaagcCGGAAATCAGCTTGCCGATCAACTGCACAACCAG GGTTGTGATATTATTATAGCTTTAACACATATGCGAACGCCCAACGACATTGAGCTGGCGAAACATTGCGGAcgtattgatttaattttaggAGGTCACGATCATGTGTACGAAGTTTTAAAT ATCGATGACACCTACGTTATTAAATCGGGCACCGATTTTAGGCAATTTTCAAAGATCGGCATCAATCTAGAGCGCAACGCAAGTGGTAAAATCAAAGTCCATGTTGAAAAGATCGATGTCAATTCGAGCGTATATTCGCCAGACGTTGAGCTCGCCCAAGAGTTGCAACGGTTTTCCGAAACCATCGAGTCCAAAATGGACGAAGTTTTGGGAACGTTCACGGTCGAACTGGAAGGACGATTCTCTGCCATTCGCACTGCGGAAACGAACCTGGGCAACTGGATCTGCGATATCGCGCTAGCGGCCACCGGAGCGGACTGTGTCATCATAAATTCGGGAACATTCCGTTCGGACCAGCTGCACCCCGCCGGACCGTTCACGATGCGCGATCTGATCAACATAATTCCGATGCAGGACCCATTGCTGGTGTGCGAGGTCACGGGGCACATTTTGCATCAAGCGCTTGAAAATTCGGTTTCAACCTACCCGAAGCTGGAAGGCCGGTTTCCCCAGATTGCCGGCATGTCGTTCGTGTTCGATCCGACAAAGCCGCCTGGCCAACGCGTAGAACCGAAGCTGATACGGCTCGGTGATGAATGGTTAAAACTCGAGCAAACGTACACGCTTTGCGTGAAAAGTTACATTTTCGGTGGATGTGATGGATACAACATGTTCAAGGGATGCCGCGTGTTGGTGGATGATGACGCTGCACCGGAACTGGGACTGGCTATCCAGAACCACTTCAAGGCAATCGATGTTCGCAtgggaaaatgccaccataCCAAGCATCGTCAATCACTAGTCACTCTATCGCGCCGTCATAGTATGGTTCAGATGCTGGAAAATCTTGAGCTAGATGGTCCATCACCCATTAGAAGGAAGTCTTGCGCGATGCTACCAAAAATGGAACACCATCTCTGCAACAACCGAGGCAAA CTTCTTCGGCGAGCTTCGTTGGACGATTTGGAGCATAACAGCTGCCAATTAGCCCCTGCGATTCAGCATAGAATTATTGCTGTTCAAAACAACGAT CATATGCAAGAGATGATATTAAGACGCGAAACTATCGAAAAAAACTGTGTCATCAAGGAGACGGACGAGCTAACGCCACCGTAA